The DNA window AAGTCAAAGTCTTCTACATTCCACCTGTCTCCTTCTGACCTGCCATGTCCTCTATGATCTAATGCATATACTGATAGTCCAAGTTTTGTGTAATGATCAGCCATTTCTATATACCTACCAGAGTGTTCTCCAAATCCGTGGGCTATAACAAGTATTGCTTTTGGATTTTCTACCTGCCAATATTGGTAGTATATTTTATCATTTAATTGACCAGTGAAATAACCATCTTTGTGTGTGATATTTTGTGCGTTAAGATTTAGTATAAAAAACAAAACAAACATAAAAAGGTAAACACTTTTCTTAATCATATTAAATCCCCTTTTTTTATTATTAATAATTAATATTAGACAAATTTTTAATTTAAATCAATATTATATTGATTAATGAATGCCTAAAAGGGAGTTATATATAATTTATGCTTTGGTAAACAAGATTACTTCTAATAGATATACTTTCATTTTATTAATTATTTATTTATTTGCCTTATGCAAAGCACAAAATATAAGTTTACTTTGAATTTCCTCGATAAAATATTACATGTGCTTTATGGGTGGTTACTAAACCTTCCTTTACTAACTTATCAATTATCGGCAAGAATTCATTTATTTTTTCTTCAACATCTACAATCTCTATTATAACGGGCAAATCTTGAGAAAGCCTTAGTATTTTAGATGTATGGACAATACTATTTGCACCAAAACCTAAACAACCTCTAATTACCGTTCCTCCAGCCATACCAAATTTTCTTGCTTCTTCAATTATCACCTCATAAAGTGATTTTGTCCCTGATTTATCATTTTCTCCGACAAAGATTCTAAGTAATTTTGCCTCACTCTCATTTTTCATATGTATTCCTCAAAAAAAGATTTTTATTAATATAATTCCAATAATAAAAAAAACTAAACCTAATATATTATGCAAAAATATATTTATGAGTGCTAATAAATATTCAGAGGATCTTAAAAGTTGTCCTGTTTCTAATATAAATGTAGAAAAAGTTGTGAAAGCACCTAAAAAACCAATAAATATAGCTACTCTAAGCTGTGCAGGAACTTGCAAATACTCGTCAAAAAGTGTAAAAATAGTTCCTGCTAGGAAGCAACCAGATAGATTGACGAATAATGTTCCCCATGGATAGGTAAAACTAAAAAATTTGTGAACAATATTCGTAAAACCATATCTACAAAGTGAGCCCAAAGCGCCAGCTAATGCTATGTAAATAAGCCTATGAACCATTAATTAATAATTATAAAAATAATTAATACATTATTAAAGTATTTTTTGCTCTTTTTGTTCAACTATTTAAAATATAAGCAGTAGAATAGAAAAGATTAATATTGCTATAAGCACAATGCCTTTTAATATTTTTAGGTTTACTGAGACATTTATGTAGGAGCCTAGATATGCACCAAAAATATTTCCACATGCTAAAACACCACCAGATAAGAGATCAATTTTTACTGAAAAAGTAAATATAAGTA is part of the Deferribacterota bacterium genome and encodes:
- a CDS encoding DUF190 domain-containing protein, whose translation is MKNESEAKLLRIFVGENDKSGTKSLYEVIIEEARKFGMAGGTVIRGCLGFGANSIVHTSKILRLSQDLPVIIEIVDVEEKINEFLPIIDKLVKEGLVTTHKAHVIFYRGNSK
- the crcB gene encoding fluoride efflux transporter CrcB, yielding MVHRLIYIALAGALGSLCRYGFTNIVHKFFSFTYPWGTLFVNLSGCFLAGTIFTLFDEYLQVPAQLRVAIFIGFLGAFTTFSTFILETGQLLRSSEYLLALINIFLHNILGLVFFIIGIILIKIFF